The proteins below are encoded in one region of Bacillus vallismortis:
- a CDS encoding DeoR family transcriptional regulator yields MKPSTNRMLTRIKSVYMFIQEKGLVTTQELVDEFGITPRTIQRDLNVLAYNDLVHSPSRGKWETTRKKVKITS; encoded by the coding sequence TTGAAACCTTCAACAAACCGTATGCTAACTCGAATTAAATCAGTTTACATGTTTATCCAAGAAAAAGGCCTTGTGACAACACAGGAACTGGTTGACGAATTCGGCATTACACCTAGAACAATTCAAAGAGACTTAAATGTGTTGGCATATAATGATCTTGTTCATAGTCCAAGCCGTGGCAAGTGGGAGACAACGAGAAAGAAAGTAAAGATTACATCATAA
- the cysK gene encoding cysteine synthase A — translation MLKIVENTADLIGDTPLVRLNRLQPENAAQVYLKLEFFNPSGSVKDRAAYHMIIEAEQNGLLKPGSVIIEPTSGNTGIGLAMNAAARGYKAILVMPDTMTKERINLLKAYGAEVVLTPGAERMPGSIKKAKELAEQIPNSYIPMQFDNTANPDAHRKTTAPEIARAIEEIGKPLGAFVASSGTGGTITGTGEALKELFPDITVHVVEPAGSPVLSGGKPGAHKLVGTSPGFIPPILNQDVYDEIIKISDEDAYTTTRRLAAEEGILVGPSSGAACYAAIETAKRLSPDQVVVCMTADTGERYLSTDLWSFI, via the coding sequence ATGTTGAAAATCGTTGAAAATACAGCTGATCTGATTGGAGATACACCGCTTGTGAGATTGAATCGGCTTCAGCCGGAAAACGCGGCACAAGTCTATTTAAAGCTTGAATTTTTCAATCCGAGCGGCAGTGTGAAAGACAGAGCCGCTTATCATATGATAATAGAAGCAGAACAAAACGGTTTGCTCAAACCGGGATCAGTGATTATAGAGCCGACTAGCGGAAATACCGGCATCGGGCTCGCCATGAATGCGGCGGCACGCGGCTACAAGGCAATCTTAGTCATGCCTGATACGATGACAAAGGAACGAATCAACCTTCTTAAAGCTTACGGCGCAGAGGTTGTGTTAACACCCGGAGCGGAAAGAATGCCGGGCAGCATCAAAAAAGCAAAAGAGCTTGCTGAACAAATTCCGAACAGCTATATTCCCATGCAGTTTGATAACACTGCAAATCCTGACGCGCACCGAAAAACAACGGCGCCTGAAATTGCCCGGGCAATAGAGGAAATCGGCAAACCGCTCGGCGCTTTTGTCGCCTCTTCCGGAACAGGAGGAACCATTACAGGAACAGGCGAAGCGCTCAAAGAGCTTTTCCCGGATATCACGGTTCATGTTGTTGAGCCCGCGGGTTCGCCTGTATTATCCGGAGGAAAGCCCGGCGCACATAAGCTTGTAGGGACAAGCCCGGGCTTTATTCCTCCCATTTTAAATCAAGACGTCTATGACGAAATTATTAAAATCTCTGATGAAGACGCCTATACGACGACTAGGCGCCTTGCTGCCGAAGAAGGAATACTTGTCGGCCCTTCATCAGGCGCTGCCTGCTATGCGGCAATCGAAACAGCGAAACGCCTCTCTCCTGACCAAGTCGTGGTCTGCATGACAGCCGATACGGGAGAACGGTATTTATCAACTGATTTATGGTCATTTATTTAA
- the murJ gene encoding lipid II flippase MurJ produces the protein MSSKLLRGTFVLTLGTYISRILGMVYLIPFSIMVGATGGALFQYGYNQYTLFLNIATMGFPAAVSKFVSKYNSKGDYETSRKMLKAGMSIMLVTGMIAFFILYLSAPFFAEISLGGKDNNGLTIDHVVYVIRMVSLALLVVPIMSLVRGFFQGHQMMGPTAVSQVVEQIVRIIFLLSATFLILKVLNGGLVIAVGYATFAALIGAFGGLIVLYIYWNKRKGSLLAMMPNTGPTANLSYKQMFFELFSYAAPYVFVGLAIPLYNYIDTNTFNKAMIEAGHQAISQDMMAILTLYVQKLVMIPVSLATAFGLTLIPTITESFTSRNYKLLNQQINQTMQTILFLIIPAVVGISVLAGPTYTFFYGSESLLPDLGANILFWYSPVAVLFSLFTVNAAILQGINKQKFAVVSLVIGVVIKLVLNIPLIKLMQADGAILATALGYSASLLYGFIMIKRHAGYSYKILVKRTVLMLVLSAIMGIAVKIVQWVLSFFISYQDGQVQAAIVVMIAAGVGGAVYLYCGYRIGFLQKILGRRLPGFLKKGRHAG, from the coding sequence ATGTCAAGCAAACTGTTAAGAGGCACGTTTGTGTTAACGCTCGGTACATATATATCGCGGATTCTTGGAATGGTCTATTTAATTCCTTTCAGCATTATGGTCGGGGCGACAGGCGGTGCATTATTTCAATACGGATACAACCAATACACATTATTTTTGAATATTGCCACGATGGGCTTTCCGGCCGCCGTTTCTAAATTTGTTTCTAAATATAATTCCAAAGGGGACTATGAAACAAGCAGAAAAATGCTTAAGGCGGGCATGTCGATTATGCTTGTCACCGGAATGATTGCCTTTTTCATTTTGTATTTATCCGCGCCGTTTTTTGCGGAAATATCGCTGGGAGGCAAAGATAATAACGGCCTGACAATTGACCATGTCGTTTATGTCATCCGCATGGTCAGCTTAGCGCTTTTGGTCGTGCCGATTATGAGCCTTGTCCGCGGATTCTTTCAAGGGCACCAAATGATGGGGCCTACGGCTGTTTCTCAAGTCGTTGAACAGATTGTCCGCATCATCTTTTTATTGAGTGCGACATTCTTGATCTTGAAGGTTTTGAACGGCGGCCTTGTGATCGCTGTAGGGTATGCGACCTTCGCAGCGCTGATCGGCGCCTTCGGTGGACTGATCGTGCTGTATATTTATTGGAATAAACGGAAGGGCAGCCTGCTGGCGATGATGCCGAATACAGGGCCGACAGCAAACTTAAGCTACAAGCAAATGTTTTTCGAACTGTTCAGCTATGCCGCTCCGTACGTTTTTGTCGGACTAGCCATCCCTTTGTATAACTATATTGATACAAATACGTTTAACAAAGCGATGATCGAAGCCGGACATCAAGCCATCAGCCAGGACATGATGGCGATTCTTACCTTGTATGTGCAGAAGCTCGTGATGATTCCGGTTTCTCTTGCAACAGCTTTCGGATTGACATTAATTCCAACGATTACTGAATCGTTTACAAGCAGAAACTATAAGCTGTTGAATCAGCAGATTAATCAAACGATGCAGACGATCCTGTTTTTAATTATTCCGGCAGTTGTCGGGATTTCAGTATTGGCGGGACCGACATATACGTTCTTTTACGGATCAGAGAGCCTTCTTCCTGATCTGGGGGCAAATATTTTGTTTTGGTATTCGCCAGTCGCGGTTTTGTTCTCTTTATTTACGGTCAACGCAGCCATTCTGCAGGGCATCAATAAACAAAAATTTGCGGTTGTCAGCCTTGTGATCGGCGTCGTGATCAAGCTTGTGCTGAATATTCCGCTGATTAAGCTGATGCAGGCTGACGGCGCGATTTTAGCAACGGCGCTTGGATATAGCGCGTCGCTTTTGTACGGATTTATCATGATCAAACGCCATGCGGGCTATTCGTATAAGATTCTAGTCAAACGGACTGTGCTGATGCTCGTCTTGTCAGCCATTATGGGTATAGCCGTGAAAATCGTACAGTGGGTGCTAAGCTTTTTTATTTCCTACCAAGATGGTCAAGTGCAAGCTGCGATCGTTGTCATGATTGCGGCTGGTGTTGGCGGCGCAGTCTACCTGTATTGCGGCTACCGGATAGGGTTTTTGCAGAAAATATTAGGCCGCCGTTTGCCCGGGTTTTTAAAGAAAGGCAGACATGCCGGCTAA
- a CDS encoding NAD(P)/FAD-dependent oxidoreductase produces MKQFDVIVIGGGPSGLMAAIAAGEQGADVLLIDKGNKLGRKLAISGGGRCNVTNRLPVEEIIKHIPGNGRFLYSAFSEFNNEDIIKFFEQLGIQLKEEDHGRMFPVTDKAQSVVDALLSRLKQLRVTIRTNEKIKSVIYEDGQTAGIVTNNGEMIHSQAVIIAVGGKSVPHTGSTGDGYEWAEAAGHTITELFPTEVPVTSAEPFIKQKTLQGLSLRNVAVSVLNKKGKPVITHKMDMLFTHFGLSGPAILRCSQFVVKELKKQPQVPIKIDLYPDINEETLFQKMYKELKEAPKKTIKNVLKPWMQERYLLFLLEKNGISPDVSFSELPKEPFRQFVKDCKQFTVLANGTLSLDKAFVTGGGVSVKEIDPKKMASKKMAGLYFCGEILDIHGYTGGYNITSALVTGRLAGLNAGHFARS; encoded by the coding sequence ATGAAACAGTTTGACGTAATCGTAATCGGCGGAGGCCCTTCAGGATTGATGGCCGCAATTGCTGCAGGAGAACAGGGCGCTGATGTGTTGCTGATAGATAAAGGAAATAAGCTAGGGCGGAAACTCGCGATTTCCGGAGGCGGCCGCTGCAATGTGACGAACCGCCTTCCTGTCGAAGAAATCATTAAGCATATCCCAGGCAACGGCCGTTTTTTGTACAGCGCGTTTTCTGAATTTAATAATGAAGACATTATCAAGTTTTTTGAACAGCTCGGCATTCAATTGAAGGAAGAGGATCACGGCCGGATGTTTCCTGTGACAGACAAAGCGCAAAGTGTTGTCGACGCGTTGTTAAGCAGGCTGAAACAGCTCCGCGTAACCATCCGAACGAATGAGAAAATTAAATCTGTTATCTATGAAGATGGACAAACAGCAGGGATTGTGACGAATAACGGCGAAATGATCCATAGCCAGGCAGTCATTATCGCTGTCGGCGGGAAAAGTGTTCCTCATACTGGAAGCACGGGAGACGGATATGAATGGGCTGAAGCTGCGGGCCATACCATTACAGAGCTGTTCCCGACAGAAGTTCCCGTCACATCTGCCGAGCCGTTCATCAAGCAAAAAACACTTCAGGGCTTATCACTAAGAAATGTTGCCGTCAGTGTGTTAAATAAAAAAGGAAAACCGGTTATCACACATAAAATGGACATGCTGTTTACCCATTTCGGCCTCTCAGGACCGGCCATTCTCAGATGCAGCCAATTTGTCGTGAAAGAGCTGAAAAAACAGCCGCAAGTGCCGATCAAAATTGATTTGTATCCGGATATCAATGAAGAAACGTTATTCCAAAAGATGTATAAAGAACTGAAGGAAGCACCGAAAAAAACCATTAAAAACGTACTGAAGCCCTGGATGCAGGAGCGCTATCTTCTATTCTTGCTCGAAAAAAACGGCATCTCTCCGGACGTATCGTTTTCTGAGCTGCCGAAGGAGCCTTTCAGACAATTTGTCAAGGACTGCAAACAGTTTACCGTACTCGCAAACGGCACACTGTCACTCGACAAGGCATTCGTCACAGGCGGCGGGGTATCTGTAAAAGAAATTGACCCGAAAAAGATGGCTTCTAAAAAAATGGCGGGGCTGTATTTTTGCGGTGAAATTCTCGATATCCACGGGTACACAGGAGGCTACAATATTACCTCCGCCCTTGTAACAGGAAGGCTTGCGGGGCTCAATGCCGGTCACTTTGCCCGCTCTTGA
- the pbuO gene encoding hypoxanthine/guanine permease PbuO — translation MFHLKEQQTSIKQEIIAGLTTFFTMVYIVVVNPVILANAGVPFDQVFTATIIASIVGTLWMALAANYPIAIAPGMGLNAYLAFHVVSASDGGITYATAFSAVFTAGVLFIILSLTPLRKQLIEAIPNNLKYGITTGIGLFIAFIGLRQAGIVAADESNLVTLGNLHSPGVILTLIGLLISVVLMVLNVSGALFIGMAATALIAFFTGQLHLPKGFMSLPHLPDGLIISNPFSAFGDVIHHGLYAVVFSFLLVTIFDTTGTMIGVAEQAGLMKNNKLPNVRKALLADSTATTVGAVFGTSPTTAFVESSAGVAAGGRTGLTALTVAVLFGVSMFFSPLVSALSGIAAITSPALIIVGSLMMRSVSNMNWKEMDEAFPAFLVILSMPLTSSISTGIALGFISYPIVKAARGKWREIHPLVIVFAILFFIQLFIL, via the coding sequence ATGTTTCATCTAAAAGAGCAGCAAACGTCCATAAAGCAAGAAATCATAGCAGGGCTGACAACCTTTTTCACCATGGTCTATATCGTTGTGGTTAATCCGGTCATTCTGGCTAACGCCGGGGTTCCTTTCGACCAGGTTTTCACCGCAACGATTATTGCCTCCATTGTCGGAACGCTGTGGATGGCCCTGGCAGCAAATTATCCGATTGCTATTGCGCCCGGCATGGGCTTGAACGCTTATTTAGCCTTTCATGTCGTAAGCGCAAGCGATGGCGGCATCACATACGCAACAGCTTTCAGCGCCGTATTTACAGCAGGGGTTCTCTTCATTATTCTATCGTTAACGCCTTTAAGAAAACAACTGATAGAAGCGATTCCAAACAATTTAAAATACGGGATCACAACCGGGATCGGGCTGTTTATCGCTTTTATCGGCTTGCGGCAGGCGGGAATTGTGGCGGCTGATGAATCAAACTTGGTTACTCTCGGCAATTTGCATTCACCGGGTGTGATTTTAACGCTGATCGGGCTTTTGATCAGTGTGGTCTTGATGGTTTTGAACGTAAGCGGCGCCTTATTTATCGGAATGGCAGCGACTGCTTTGATCGCCTTTTTTACCGGCCAGCTGCATTTGCCTAAGGGGTTTATGTCGCTTCCTCATTTGCCGGACGGCCTGATCATTTCAAATCCGTTTTCCGCTTTTGGCGATGTCATTCATCACGGCCTGTACGCTGTTGTCTTTTCTTTTCTTCTGGTCACGATATTTGATACGACAGGCACGATGATCGGCGTAGCAGAGCAAGCCGGGCTGATGAAAAATAACAAGCTGCCGAATGTGCGAAAAGCGCTGCTTGCTGATTCAACGGCGACAACAGTAGGGGCTGTTTTCGGCACAAGCCCAACGACCGCATTTGTTGAATCTTCCGCAGGTGTCGCAGCCGGGGGAAGAACAGGGCTTACCGCTTTGACTGTTGCGGTGCTGTTTGGGGTTTCAATGTTTTTTAGTCCGCTTGTCAGTGCCTTATCCGGCATAGCCGCCATCACCTCCCCTGCTTTAATTATCGTCGGCAGCCTGATGATGCGCTCGGTTTCCAATATGAACTGGAAAGAGATGGACGAAGCATTTCCTGCGTTTCTCGTCATTCTGTCGATGCCTTTGACATCCAGCATTTCTACAGGCATCGCGCTTGGCTTTATTTCGTACCCAATTGTAAAAGCAGCGCGCGGAAAATGGAGAGAGATTCATCCGCTCGTGATCGTTTTCGCCATTCTGTTTTTCATTCAGCTGTTTATCTTATAG
- a CDS encoding pseudouridine synthase produces MRLDKLLANSGYGSRKEVKAVVKAGAVMVDGKPAKDVKAHVDPDAQEVTVYGEPVDYREFIYLMMNKPQGVLSATEDSRQRTVVDLLTPEEMRFEPFPAGRLDKDTEGFLLLTNDGQLAHRLLSPKKHVPKTYEVHLQSQISPEAIADLEAGVYIEGGYKTKPAKAEVKTNDNGNTVIYLTITEGKYHQVKQMAKAVGNEVMYLKRLSMGRVSLDPALAPGEYRELTEEELHWLNEPQA; encoded by the coding sequence ATGAGACTTGATAAGCTGCTTGCCAACAGCGGATATGGCTCCAGAAAAGAAGTCAAAGCTGTTGTGAAGGCGGGGGCCGTCATGGTCGACGGAAAACCGGCCAAAGATGTAAAGGCGCACGTTGATCCTGATGCGCAAGAGGTTACTGTATACGGGGAACCGGTTGATTACCGGGAATTCATTTATCTCATGATGAATAAGCCGCAGGGAGTGCTGTCTGCGACTGAGGACAGCCGCCAGCGGACAGTGGTCGATCTGCTGACGCCGGAAGAGATGAGATTTGAGCCCTTTCCTGCCGGCAGGCTTGATAAGGATACAGAGGGCTTTTTGCTGCTCACAAATGACGGCCAGCTGGCACATCGGCTTCTATCGCCTAAAAAGCATGTTCCAAAAACGTATGAAGTCCATTTGCAATCACAGATTTCACCGGAAGCTATCGCGGATCTGGAAGCGGGTGTCTACATAGAAGGCGGCTATAAAACAAAGCCGGCAAAAGCGGAAGTCAAGACAAACGACAACGGCAATACCGTGATTTACCTGACGATTACTGAAGGGAAATACCATCAGGTCAAGCAGATGGCAAAGGCGGTCGGCAATGAAGTGATGTATTTGAAACGGCTATCAATGGGGCGTGTTTCTTTGGATCCTGCCTTGGCGCCGGGAGAATACCGTGAGCTTACAGAAGAAGAACTTCATTGGCTGAATGAGCCGCAGGCATAA
- a CDS encoding ABC transporter ATP-binding protein: MTKLLEASIEQAGYTSRKKVLNDVFLEVGKGELVGLIGANGAGKSTAIKAILGLSEDFKGHIDWNDCSFAYIPEHPSFYEELTLWEHLDLVSTLRGMEESEFAPRAESLLQAFSLDHVMHELPVTFSKGMQQKLMLIQAFLSKPEMYVIDEPFIGLDPISTKRFVDMLKDEKQRGAGILMCTHVLDTAEKICDRFYMIEKGSLFLQGTLQDIQEQAGLVGQSLLDCFYKAVQGDQS, encoded by the coding sequence TTGACAAAATTGCTTGAGGCTTCAATAGAACAGGCAGGATATACAAGCCGAAAAAAAGTGCTCAACGATGTTTTTCTGGAAGTCGGAAAAGGGGAGCTTGTCGGGCTGATCGGAGCAAACGGAGCTGGAAAAAGCACCGCTATCAAAGCGATACTCGGCCTTTCAGAAGACTTTAAAGGGCATATTGACTGGAATGACTGTTCATTTGCCTATATTCCGGAGCACCCCTCTTTTTACGAAGAACTGACGTTGTGGGAGCATTTGGATTTGGTCAGCACGCTCCGCGGTATGGAGGAGAGTGAATTTGCGCCGCGGGCCGAAAGCTTGCTTCAGGCGTTTTCGCTTGATCATGTCATGCACGAGCTGCCTGTCACCTTTTCAAAAGGCATGCAGCAAAAACTGATGCTCATTCAAGCTTTTCTTTCTAAGCCGGAAATGTATGTGATTGATGAACCATTTATCGGCCTTGATCCGATTTCAACGAAACGTTTTGTGGACATGCTTAAAGATGAAAAACAAAGGGGAGCCGGCATTCTTATGTGTACACATGTACTCGATACTGCAGAAAAAATCTGTGACCGGTTTTACATGATTGAGAAGGGCTCTTTGTTTCTCCAAGGTACATTACAAGATATTCAGGAACAGGCCGGACTAGTGGGGCAGTCGTTGCTAGACTGCTTTTATAAGGCGGTCCAAGGTGATCAGTCATGA
- the pepV gene encoding dipeptidase PepV, with translation MNWEVEVIRKKEDLIRDTQAFLRINSVMDETTAGPGKPFGKGVNASLTSLLELGEKEGFTTKNLDGFAGHIEWGQGDDIVGVLCHVDVVPPGDGWTSDPFSADIRNGRIYARGAIDDKGPTMAAFYALKIVKDMNLPLSKRVRIIIGTDEESDWRCVEHYFKHEEMPTLGFAPDADFPIINAEKGIIDASLLIPHRSKQADSEALLVSFQSGLRLNMVPDAAEAVIEGPKQEEILASFKDMLRTTDQKGEADIKNGQLILRMYGLSCHAMEPNNGINAGILLCEFLQQAELDEAGQRFVQVVTDKFSGDTRGKNLNVDCEDDISGELTLNVGTLRYTKGQGGELGINIRYPVTAESKVIRDAFESASEFELGEFKDSKPHHVSADHPLVKTLQKVYEGQLGKKADLISIGGGTYARSLKAGVAFGPLFPGRPDSAHQKDEYIEIDDLLRSTALYAQAIYELAK, from the coding sequence ATGAACTGGGAAGTTGAAGTGATCAGAAAAAAAGAGGATTTAATTCGTGATACACAGGCATTTTTGAGAATCAACAGTGTGATGGATGAAACAACCGCCGGACCCGGCAAACCGTTTGGAAAAGGAGTAAACGCCAGCCTGACTTCCTTGCTGGAGCTTGGAGAAAAAGAAGGCTTTACAACAAAAAATCTTGACGGCTTCGCAGGCCATATTGAATGGGGCCAGGGGGATGACATTGTCGGCGTACTTTGTCATGTTGACGTCGTACCGCCGGGAGACGGGTGGACAAGTGATCCGTTTTCAGCTGATATTCGTAACGGACGGATTTATGCAAGGGGCGCCATTGATGACAAAGGTCCGACAATGGCTGCGTTCTACGCGCTGAAAATCGTGAAAGACATGAACCTGCCGCTGTCCAAGCGTGTCAGAATCATTATCGGAACAGATGAAGAAAGCGATTGGAGATGCGTGGAGCATTATTTCAAGCATGAAGAAATGCCAACGCTGGGTTTTGCGCCTGACGCCGATTTTCCGATTATTAACGCGGAAAAAGGGATCATTGATGCTTCATTGCTCATCCCGCATCGCTCAAAGCAAGCTGATTCTGAGGCATTGCTTGTCTCGTTTCAGTCAGGCCTTCGCCTGAACATGGTGCCTGACGCTGCGGAAGCTGTCATTGAAGGACCGAAACAAGAAGAGATTCTTGCTTCGTTTAAAGACATGCTTCGCACAACGGATCAAAAAGGGGAAGCTGACATAAAGAACGGACAGCTCATTTTGCGTATGTACGGGCTTTCCTGCCATGCGATGGAACCGAACAATGGAATCAATGCCGGCATTTTATTGTGTGAATTTCTGCAGCAGGCTGAGCTTGACGAAGCAGGACAGCGATTTGTGCAAGTTGTGACAGATAAGTTTTCAGGCGATACGAGAGGAAAGAACCTGAATGTTGATTGCGAGGATGACATTAGCGGAGAGCTGACATTAAATGTCGGGACGCTGCGCTATACGAAAGGGCAAGGAGGCGAGCTTGGCATCAATATCCGCTATCCTGTGACTGCAGAAAGCAAAGTGATCCGTGATGCATTCGAAAGCGCCTCTGAATTTGAGCTGGGAGAATTCAAAGACAGCAAGCCGCATCACGTGTCAGCAGACCATCCGTTAGTCAAAACCCTGCAAAAGGTTTATGAAGGCCAGCTGGGCAAAAAAGCTGATTTAATCTCAATCGGCGGGGGGACTTATGCCAGATCTTTAAAAGCCGGTGTCGCGTTCGGCCCGCTCTTCCCCGGACGCCCTGACAGCGCACACCAAAAGGATGAATATATTGAAATCGATGATTTGCTGAGATCGACAGCGTTATATGCGCAGGCGATCTACGAGCTTGCAAAATAA
- a CDS encoding ABC transporter permease — translation MNGRSFFFRRLLDYYRYQIKVLHAVIDWTVALYIVLPALAFVIYQYIDLMNGRGLIYEWSEMMEWRWLYAVCVLIVCTGSVHTFLMEADNVFLLQKKEIIYQLKRYALVYSFLVTLAKWMLLFFIALPFISFSVHITWAESAALFCYLFGLHMFFLSLKQDRIRKPRSMSSRIADVFVRAVLFSGSAVLIVFAEWGLLALIGTLFLIVSLVRGLKKAASFSAFEAEVTEETKSRLALAGLVMMMSQKSEVPKVKDRMRRKPLVYRHSRRIFKRRTIETGYKELFLKVFLRNGEYIRRMCMLLSAFIILIFVSPIWLKLIAILVYTGVCRYILALIFDKVMDAPILIGADKESDEYYRSRKSCMNTLHYAFVACCFLAAAVSLLFT, via the coding sequence ATGAACGGGCGATCGTTCTTTTTTCGAAGGCTGCTTGACTACTATAGGTATCAAATTAAGGTATTGCATGCGGTCATTGACTGGACAGTCGCTCTCTATATTGTTTTACCGGCGCTTGCTTTTGTCATCTATCAATATATCGATTTGATGAACGGAAGAGGCCTTATTTATGAGTGGTCTGAGATGATGGAATGGAGATGGCTGTATGCTGTGTGTGTGCTGATCGTGTGCACGGGCTCGGTCCATACGTTTTTAATGGAAGCGGACAACGTGTTTTTGCTGCAAAAGAAAGAGATAATCTATCAGCTCAAACGGTACGCGCTGGTGTATTCTTTTTTGGTCACGCTGGCCAAATGGATGCTGCTCTTTTTCATTGCTCTTCCCTTCATTAGTTTTTCTGTTCACATCACATGGGCAGAAAGCGCGGCTTTATTTTGCTATCTGTTTGGCCTTCATATGTTCTTCTTATCCTTAAAGCAAGATAGGATCAGAAAGCCGCGCTCCATGTCTAGCCGGATTGCCGACGTTTTTGTCAGAGCCGTTCTTTTCTCTGGTTCTGCGGTCCTGATCGTTTTCGCTGAGTGGGGATTGCTTGCGCTCATCGGCACTTTGTTTTTGATTGTCTCCCTGGTCCGCGGTTTGAAAAAGGCAGCATCGTTCTCAGCTTTTGAAGCAGAGGTGACTGAAGAGACAAAAAGCCGGCTTGCGCTTGCCGGGCTTGTGATGATGATGAGCCAGAAGTCGGAAGTGCCGAAAGTGAAAGACAGGATGAGAAGGAAGCCGTTAGTATACCGGCATTCAAGAAGGATATTTAAAAGAAGGACAATTGAGACAGGCTATAAGGAATTGTTTTTGAAAGTTTTTTTGAGAAATGGCGAGTATATAAGGCGGATGTGCATGCTGTTGTCAGCATTCATCATTCTCATCTTTGTCTCCCCGATCTGGTTGAAGCTGATTGCGATTCTGGTGTATACAGGTGTTTGCCGTTATATCCTTGCGCTTATCTTTGACAAAGTGATGGATGCGCCTATTTTAATTGGCGCCGATAAAGAAAGTGATGAGTATTACCGATCTAGAAAAAGCTGTATGAATACCCTGCACTATGCATTTGTCGCCTGCTGCTTTTTAGCGGCCGCTGTTTCTTTATTGTTTACATAA